The following are encoded together in the Phyllopteryx taeniolatus isolate TA_2022b chromosome 21, UOR_Ptae_1.2, whole genome shotgun sequence genome:
- the gmpr gene encoding GMP reductase 1 isoform X1: MPRVDADLKLDFKDVLFRPKRSSLKSRSEVDLQRTFTFRNSKQTYSGIPIIAANMDTTGTFEMARVLSKLWCLGVTSVLCPFQHTLFTAIHKHYTVEEWKNFAANHPECLEHVAASSGSGSGDLDKLCAIAEAVPALKYICLDVANGYSEHFVDFVKAVRGKFPMHTIMAGNVVTGEMVEELILSGADIIKVGIGPGSVCTTRIKTGVGYPQLSAVIECADSAHGLKGHIISDGGCSCPGDVAKAFGAGADFVMMGGMLAGHDQCLGDLIEKNGKKFKLFYGMSSDTAMKKYVGGVAEYRASEGRTVEVPYRGDVESTIRDVLGGVRSTCTYVGAAKLKELSRRTTFIRVTQQSSQMFA, from the exons ATGCCTCGTGTGGACGCAGACCTCAAGCTGGACTTCAAGGATGTCCTGTTCCGGCCCAAAAGGAGCAGCCTGAAGAGTCGCTCCGAG GTGGACCTGCAGAGGACTTTCACATTCCGCAACTCGAAGCAGACGTACTCTGGAATCCCCATCATCGCCGCCAACATGGATACCACCGGAACCTTTGAGATGGCCCGAGTCCTCAGCAAA TTATGGTGCCTTGGAGTAACGAGTGTACTGTGCCCGTTTCAGCACACGCTGTTCACAGCTATTCACAAACACTACACTGTGGAAGAATGGAAGAACTTTGCTGCTAATCACCCAGAGTGCTTGGAG CACGTCGCCGCCAGCTCGGGCAGTGGCAGCGGCGACCTGGACAAGCTGTGCGCCATCGCCGAGGCCGTGCCCGCCCTCAAGTACATCTGCCTGGACGTGGCCAATGGCTACTCGGAGCACTTTGTTGACTTCGTCAAGGCGGTGCGAGGGAAGTTCCCCATGCACACTATCatg GCCGGTAACGTGGTGACAGGGGAGATGGTAGAGGAGCTCATCCTCTCCGGGGCGGACATCATCAAAGTGGGCATTGGACCAG GGTCTGTGTGCACGACGAGGATCAAGACGGGTGTCGGTTATCCTCAACTGAGTGCCGTCATTGAGTGCGCCGACTCGGCCCACGGCCTCAAAGGACACATCATCTCT GATGGTGGCTGCAGTTGCCCTGGCGATGTCGCCAAAGCCTTTG GTGCAGGCGCCGACTTTGTGATGATGGGCGGCATGCTGGCGGGACACGACCAGTGCTTGGGCGATTTGATCGAGAAGAACGGCAAAAAGTTCAAACTATTCTACGGGATGAGCTCCGACACGGCAATGAAGAAATACGTGGGGGGCGTGGCCGAGTACAG AGCGTCGGAGGGCCGGACGGTGGAAGTGCCGTACCGGGGCGACGTGGAGAGCACGATCCGCGACGTCCTGGGCGGCGTACGCTCCACCTGCACCTACGTGGGCGCCGCCAAgctgaaggagctgagccgTAGGACCACCTTCATCCGCGTCACGCAGCAGTCCAGCCAAATGTTTGCATAA
- the atxn1a gene encoding ataxin-1a — protein sequence MKSNHERSNECLPPKKREIPPSKLPSESRSPIVPPPAAESQPPENVAWLVAGGNGSTASAHRSTAESDCHHYKSLSSTYDSMRLVSSLPAVYTSPLSQTHVGGTVHYTQLPPNLQFIASPYSAPYAGYIAPQLLPPPPPPPPLSSSSSHRLSSHPETHSASSQASKYDQQRASILYTSAMPPPPTSSLHHHQTLGAHYTDRGTTRKEEGGPGSRELHNGGLELSRRFGATPEKAVKSRDAYEACQLVLPSDYAHDPSALRTSVMLMPNSHGDHQLAPSRGSPGKTHLEKGSILLGKPVNRTPPSANHSFTFPPPLSVDNLKAAVSPLSPQTVIQTTHNSTVEPHAMGLPPTSIYPQSPVIGYITGASGSQHAPISYHTGLQQHVLIAGAQPVILPVSGSGVTTLEPPTSQVATSSTQAYRGETPDNHAGSYHQVASGAVVQAQLHLPMVPSVAPATPSSGAAAPPSLPAYFVKGSIIQLADGELKRVEELKTEDFIQSAEISSELKIDSSTVERIDGSRASPNFAVVQFSVGEYRSQVSVEVLVEYPFFVFGQGWSSCCPDRTTQLLELPCTKLSVGDVCISLTLKNMKNGSLTKTHTAELVPTSSAPAHRAPKTVSGVPQSSSGGGSRHGERENGVGPPGSVAALENGDLGFGERGFILKEDPGKPTVGGRKRRWSAPEGRKVEKAEEPPLTLAKPSFIPHEVKVTIEGRSNIGK from the exons ATGAAGTCCAATCATGAACGGAGTAATGAATGTCTGCCCCCAAAGAAGAGGGAGATCCCACCCAGCAAGCTGCCGTCAGAAAGCCGTTCCCCGATCGTACCGCCTCCCGCCGCCGAGTCTCAGCCCCCCGAGAACGTGGCCTGGCTGGTGGCCGGCGGGAACGGGAGCACCGCGAGCGCCCATCGGAGCACCGCCGAGTCGGACTGCCACCACTATAAATCCCTCTCCTCCACGTATGACTCCATGAGGCTGGTCTCGTCCCTTCCTGCCGTCTACACGTCACCCCTCTCCCAGACCCATGTGGGAGGAACGGTCCATTACACCCAACTGCCGCCCAATCTACAATTCATCGCTTCGCCTTACAGCGCCCCTTACGCCGGCTACATTGCTCCTCAACTtcttccgcctcctcctccgccgccacccctctcctcttcttcctctcatAGGTTGTCGTCGCACCCGGAgacacactctgcttcctcgcAAGCCTCCAAATATGACCAACAGCGAGCGTCTATCCTGTACACTTCCGCTATGCCTCCGCCGCCCACCTCCTCCCTGCACCACCATCAGACCCTGGGTGCACACTACACAGATAGAGGAACCACCAGAAAAGAGGAGGGCGGCCCAGGCTCCAGAGAGCTTCACAACGGGGGACTGGAGCTGAGCCGGAGGTTTGGTGCCACGCCGGAGAAAGCGGTCAAATCGCGTGACGCCTACGAGGCCTGCCAGCTAGTTCTCCCGTCGGACTACGCTCACGACCCCTCGGCTCTGAGAACCTCCGTCATGCTCATGCCCAACAGCCATGGCGACCACCAGCTGGCACCATCCCGGGGCAGCCCTGGGAAGACGCACCTGGAGAAAGGCAGTATCCTCCTGGGAAAGCCGGTCAACCGCACCCCACCCTCCGCCAACCACTCCTTTACATTTCCGCCCCCCTTAAGTGTAGACAATCTAAAAGCTGCTGTCAGCCCCCTATCGCCACAGACTGTTATTCAGACGACTCACAATTCGACAGTGGAACCCCACGCCATGGGGCTCCCCCCCACCAGTATCTACCCCCAGTCTCCAGTGATTGGTTACATAACAGGGGCCAGCGGCAGCCAGCATGCACCGATCAGCTACCATACCGGCCTACAGCAACACGTGCTCATCGCAGGAGCCCAGCCGGTAATCCTCCCGGTCAGTGGAAGTGGTGTGACCACCCTGGAGCCCCCCACGTCCCAGGTGGCGACGTCGTCCACCCAGGCCTACAGAGGAGAAACTCCAGACAATCACGCCGGCTCATACCACCAGGTCGCCTCGGGTGCGGTGGTTCAAGCCCAGCTCCACCTGCCCATGGTTCCGTCGGTGGCGCCCGCTACACCGTCGAGCGGGGCGGCGGCTCCCCCGTCTCTGCCGGCGTATTTCGTCAAAGGCTCCATCATCCAGCTGGCGGATGGTGAGCTGAAGCGCGTGGAGGAGCTGAAGACGGAGGACTTCATCCAGAGCGCTGAGATCAGCAGCGAGCTGAAGATCGACTCGTCCACGGTGGAGCGCATCGACGGGAGCCGTGCCTCGCCCAACTTTGCCGTGGTTCAGTTCTCTGTGGGCGAGTACCGTTCACAG GTCAGCGTAGAGGTCTTGGTGGAGTATCCCTTCTTCGTCTTCGGCCAGGGATGGTCGTCATGCTGCCCGGACCGGACCACCCAACTCCTGGAGCTGCCTTGCACCAAGCTCTCTGTGGGCGACGTTTGTATTTCGCTCACCCTCAAGAACATGAAGAACGGATCCCTGACCAAGACTCACACTGCGGAGCTAGTCCCCACTTCCTCAGCCCCAGCCCACCGAGCCCCCAAGACCGTCTCCGGCGTCCCCCAGAGCTCCAGTGGAGGTGGCTCCAGACACGGGGAGCGGGAGAACGGCGTCGGTCCACCGGGGAGCGTCGCCGCTTTGGAAAACGGGGATCTCGGGTTCGGGGAAAGAGGATTCATTTTGAAAGAGGACCCTGGGAAGCCTACTGTTGGCGGCAGAAAGCGCAGATGGTCGGCCCCCGAGGGTCGGAAAGTGGAGAAAGCCGAGGAGCCGCCCTTGACCTTGGCCAAACCATCTTTCATCCCTCACGAGGTGAAAGTCACCATCGAGGGAAGGTCGAATATTGGCAAGTGA
- the gmpr gene encoding GMP reductase 1 isoform X2 produces the protein MPRVDADLKLDFKDVLFRPKRSSLKSRSEVDLQRTFTFRNSKQTYSGIPIIAANMDTTGTFEMARVLSKHTLFTAIHKHYTVEEWKNFAANHPECLEHVAASSGSGSGDLDKLCAIAEAVPALKYICLDVANGYSEHFVDFVKAVRGKFPMHTIMAGNVVTGEMVEELILSGADIIKVGIGPGSVCTTRIKTGVGYPQLSAVIECADSAHGLKGHIISDGGCSCPGDVAKAFGAGADFVMMGGMLAGHDQCLGDLIEKNGKKFKLFYGMSSDTAMKKYVGGVAEYRASEGRTVEVPYRGDVESTIRDVLGGVRSTCTYVGAAKLKELSRRTTFIRVTQQSSQMFA, from the exons ATGCCTCGTGTGGACGCAGACCTCAAGCTGGACTTCAAGGATGTCCTGTTCCGGCCCAAAAGGAGCAGCCTGAAGAGTCGCTCCGAG GTGGACCTGCAGAGGACTTTCACATTCCGCAACTCGAAGCAGACGTACTCTGGAATCCCCATCATCGCCGCCAACATGGATACCACCGGAACCTTTGAGATGGCCCGAGTCCTCAGCAAA CACACGCTGTTCACAGCTATTCACAAACACTACACTGTGGAAGAATGGAAGAACTTTGCTGCTAATCACCCAGAGTGCTTGGAG CACGTCGCCGCCAGCTCGGGCAGTGGCAGCGGCGACCTGGACAAGCTGTGCGCCATCGCCGAGGCCGTGCCCGCCCTCAAGTACATCTGCCTGGACGTGGCCAATGGCTACTCGGAGCACTTTGTTGACTTCGTCAAGGCGGTGCGAGGGAAGTTCCCCATGCACACTATCatg GCCGGTAACGTGGTGACAGGGGAGATGGTAGAGGAGCTCATCCTCTCCGGGGCGGACATCATCAAAGTGGGCATTGGACCAG GGTCTGTGTGCACGACGAGGATCAAGACGGGTGTCGGTTATCCTCAACTGAGTGCCGTCATTGAGTGCGCCGACTCGGCCCACGGCCTCAAAGGACACATCATCTCT GATGGTGGCTGCAGTTGCCCTGGCGATGTCGCCAAAGCCTTTG GTGCAGGCGCCGACTTTGTGATGATGGGCGGCATGCTGGCGGGACACGACCAGTGCTTGGGCGATTTGATCGAGAAGAACGGCAAAAAGTTCAAACTATTCTACGGGATGAGCTCCGACACGGCAATGAAGAAATACGTGGGGGGCGTGGCCGAGTACAG AGCGTCGGAGGGCCGGACGGTGGAAGTGCCGTACCGGGGCGACGTGGAGAGCACGATCCGCGACGTCCTGGGCGGCGTACGCTCCACCTGCACCTACGTGGGCGCCGCCAAgctgaaggagctgagccgTAGGACCACCTTCATCCGCGTCACGCAGCAGTCCAGCCAAATGTTTGCATAA